The region GATCAACTGCTGGGCATAGGCCTTAAGTGTGCTGTTTTTACCGTATTGCAGGTACGTTTTGGCCAGGTCGATGGCATCCTGGCGCTGGTCTATCAGAAGCGTCGAGAAGTTATTATCCAGATTACTGGTCAACTTGTCGCTGGCTCCCGTTTGCTGCAACTTCAGGCTCATTGCTTCAACATTTCGGCTTTGCTGTTGTGTAAATGCCTGATTTGGCCGGGTTGGCTTAAGGCTGGTGAGGGTGCTGGTCAGCTGCGATAATTCGGTTTCGCTGGCCGTCAGCAATGTCTGGGCCATTTGTTTCAGGGATGAATCTTTCCCGTTCTGAATTTCCTGTTTCAGCAAATCCTGTGCCCCCTGTGCATGGACTTTAGCCTGAAAAGCATAGTCGAAGTCAGGGTCGCCGGTTGCCTGTAGCTTTTTCATTTTTGTTACCATCTGCTGAAGCGGTTGCAGCAGCATTGTTTTGGCCGGGTCGCTGGCTGTTGAAGCACTGGCTGTTGCGCCACCCGTTGTGGCCTGGGCGCAGGCTACCAGCGAACCACTGGACAGAAGGGCCGCCAGTACCCAAACGGCTGGGTTGGATTGGAACGTTTTCATTAGACGTACTTATTTTTTGCTGTTAAACTAACCCTATTCTGTACTAAAGACAAAAAAGTGAGGGTAAGGTTTAAGGCTAGGTGTACACAAAACGCAAAAGCCCGGTATATTCTCATACACCGGGCTTTAAACGAATAGGTTTGGTTACAATCGAATGATCTCGGCACCAATGGCATTCAGGCGGGTATCGATGTTCTGATAACCCCGGTCGATCTGTTCAATGTTATCAATGATGCTGGTACCCTGCGCCGACATGGCCGCGATCAGCAGGGCAACCCCCGCCCGGATATCCGGCGATGACATGCGGATGCCTTTCAGCGGAATCTGGCGGTTCAGGCCAACAACCGTAGCACGGTGTGGATCGCACAGGATAATCTGAGCACCCATGTCGATGAGTTTATCCACAAAGAACAGCCGACTTTCGAACATTTTCTGGTGAATCAGCAGAGTTCCCTGCGCCTGTACGGCGGTGACGAGAACAATGCTCAGCAGATCGGGGGTGAAGCCCGGCCAGGGAGAATCAGAAACGGTCATCATGCCGCCATCCAGGAAGCTTTCGATCTGGTAGCGCTCCTGAGCCGGAATAAAAATATCGTCGCCCCGGAATTCCATCTGGATACCTAACCGCCTGAACTGATCGGGAATAATGCCTAATTCGGGAATCCGGCAGTTTTTAATCGTTATTTCCGACTGCGTCATGGCAGCCAGCCCGATAAACGAGCCAATCTCGATCATGTCGGGTAGCATGGTGTGCTCCGTACCGTGCAGCTCCGATACCCCCTCAATGGTGAGCAGGTTAGAGCCAACACCTGTAATTTTGGCACCCATGGAGTTAAGCATTTTGCTCAGCTGCTGTAGGTAGGGCTCACAGGCTGCATTGTAAATCTGCGTTGTGCCCTCGGCCATAACGGCGGCCATCAGTACATTGGCCGTACCGGTTACGGAGGCCTCGTCGAGCAGCATATAGGTGCCGCGCAGGTTGCTGGCATCTACC is a window of Spirosoma linguale DSM 74 DNA encoding:
- a CDS encoding protein of unknown function DUF305 (PFAM: protein of unknown function DUF305~KEGG: pcr:Pcryo_1836 hypothetical protein) → MKTFQSNPAVWVLAALLSSGSLVACAQATTGGATASASTASDPAKTMLLQPLQQMVTKMKKLQATGDPDFDYAFQAKVHAQGAQDLLKQEIQNGKDSSLKQMAQTLLTASETELSQLTSTLTSLKPTRPNQAFTQQQSRNVEAMSLKLQQTGASDKLTSNLDNNFSTLLIDQRQDAIDLAKTYLQYGKNSTLKAYAQQLIDKSTQQMQQMKTMATTPK
- a CDS encoding UDP-N-acetylglucosamine1-carboxyvinyltransferase (KEGG: bbt:BBta_0011 UDP-N-acetylglucosamine 1- carboxyvinyltransferase~TIGRFAM: UDP-N-acetylglucosamine 1- carboxyvinyltransferase~PFAM: EPSP synthase (3-phosphoshikimate 1- carboxyvinyltransferase)); its protein translation is MASFQITGGRKLKGELNPQGAKNEALQILCAVLLTKEPITIHNIPGIRDVNQLIDLLGDLGVWVTKIGESSYRFQASDVNLDYLETDTYKRKAAALRGSVMLLGPMLARFKKGRIPRPGGDKIGRRRLDTHFLGFEKLGAQFNYDANDGGYYQVDASNLRGTYMLLDEASVTGTANVLMAAVMAEGTTQIYNAACEPYLQQLSKMLNSMGAKITGVGSNLLTIEGVSELHGTEHTMLPDMIEIGSFIGLAAMTQSEITIKNCRIPELGIIPDQFRRLGIQMEFRGDDIFIPAQERYQIESFLDGGMMTVSDSPWPGFTPDLLSIVLVTAVQAQGTLLIHQKMFESRLFFVDKLIDMGAQIILCDPHRATVVGLNRQIPLKGIRMSSPDIRAGVALLIAAMSAQGTSIIDNIEQIDRGYQNIDTRLNAIGAEIIRL